One genomic segment of Sander lucioperca isolate FBNREF2018 chromosome 10, SLUC_FBN_1.2, whole genome shotgun sequence includes these proteins:
- the LOC116035361 gene encoding transmembrane protein 74, producing the protein MASPADERGKLPDSPKVLDRVSSTLQVRKSGGSTGGAHPGEGGCNPARSCHGRCHSAPRTAPRKGGAEVKLGHLGEEKVRVCCDEELETSFTYIDENVNLRLASPETSCKSTHRPVRNGEPCSETLPEFSFMSEDDLSIGEGPGTSIDYGFISAVTFLVTGISLVIISYAVPRDVVVDRDSVSAREMERLEMESARIGAHLDRCVIAGLCLLTLGGVVLSTLLMISMWKGEMYRRKVIAYSKRSAKLYGSISLKTRSSPSHSSAHLSLEEDIEETLA; encoded by the coding sequence ATGGCTTCTCCCGCTGATGAGAGAGGCAAACTGCCCGATTCTCCCAAAGTCCTTGACCGGGTTTCCAGCACGCTGCAAGTTCGCAAGTCGGGCGGATCAACAGGAGGAGCGCACCCAGGGGAGGGCGGCTGTAACCCGGCCCGCAGCTGCCATGGCCGGTGTCATTCAGCACCAAGGACGGCGCCGCGCAAGGGAGGCGCAGAGGTTAAACTCGGTCACCTCGGCGAGGAGAAAGTCCGGGTTTGTTGCGACGAGGAATTAGAGACATCTTTCACGTATATTGATGAGAATGTCAACTTGCGACTGGCCAGCCCGGAGACTAGTTGTAAAAGTACTCACAGACCAGTGCGCAACGGCGAGCCTTGCTCCGAGACTTTACCAGAGTTTTCCTTTATGTCCGAGGACGATCTCTCTATCGGGGAGGGCCCCGGGACTTCTATAGACTACGGCTTTATCAGTGCTGTCACGTTCTTGGTGACCGGGATCTCCTTGGTGATCATCTCCTACGCCGTGCCTCGGGATGTGGTGGTGGACCGTGACAGTGTGTCGGCGAGGGAGATGGAGAGGCTAGAGATGGAGAGCGCCCGGATAGGCGCCCATCTGGATCGGTGCGTCATAGCGGGACTGTGCCTGCTCACGCTGGGCGGCGTGGTGCTCTCCACGCTGCTGATGATCTCCATGTGGAAGGGAGAGATGTACAGGAGGAAGGTCATTGCTTATTCTAAGCGTTCAGCCAAACTGTATGGCTCTATCAGCCTGAAAACTAGATCCAGTCCCAGCCACTCTTCAGCGCACCTGTCCCTGGAGGAGGACATAGAGGAAACTTTGGCTTAA